The Anopheles coluzzii chromosome 2, AcolN3, whole genome shotgun sequence genome window below encodes:
- the LOC120950408 gene encoding 60S ribosomal protein L44, with translation MVNVPKQRRTYCKKCKVHRVHKVTQYKKSKERQAAQGRRRYDRKQKGFGGQTKPIFRKKAKTTKKIVLRMECVECKYRKQTPLKRCKHFELGGDKKRKGQMIQF, from the exons ATG GTAAACGTACCGAAGCAGCGCCGTACGTACTGCAAAAAGTGCAAGGTTCACCGCGTGCACAAGGTGACGCAGTACAAGAAGTCCAAGGAACGACAGGCTGCCCAGGGTCGTCGTCGTTACGATCGTAAACAGAAGGGTTTCGGTGGTCAAACCAAGCCCATCTTCAGGAAGAAG GCCAAGACCACCAAGAAAATCGTGCTGCGTATGGAATGTGTCGAGTGCAAGTACCGCAAACAGACCCCACTGAAGCGCTGCAAACACTTCGAGCTCGGCGGTGACAAGAAGCGCAAGGGACAGATGATCCAGTTCTAA
- the LOC120950402 gene encoding GRIP and coiled-coil domain-containing protein 2-like isoform X1 has product MNTSQSSDQDSGRKPSPFDNLSRDDLVKKCKGLLGIAQKAKQAKDECQEENRRLKEQLGHFETQKNADKECIKAMQEVADSYMDQKLQATMKVDELEKQMTKLKAQLADEVSAHEQQTKTMRLEMDQLKEKLALMERDATTCSVEQFAELREENSNLEKERIALEQELIKLKGSQTVLGDSATTPREEKLIRKLKLYKAKVQEINAKLLLLKSDRKILLKTVKEYSDQVPKWQKDLVNASNVLFEKIRLLELEKSNMEEKVGKHEELQKGLREKNEALERKVSELMREIESGSLASRDQTDDGNTDGESNETQVAELRAEIERLNSSLASMEADKQSELAAQEAKLQTDSEEKENLRKDLEVCNHTIVELKAKIQAQEEVLTESMESQRSLSTQVDQYKQQTSAFEQQEKQLQEELQKQTQQLEHHGKVQQTLEEHVASLTSKLREMEKENHRLQEALESMSTEGDEKSVALQKQLNETSQTLADMEREKEGLAKQIVSLEGELQAQASKMAEENQQVMQKLIVENQNLEAQLAQLAEKLKGSIGKFKQSQERCKRLEQETESRKLELEELLSEKTRLLDEVKQARTDNDEKCQQLSVDLQTKSDKIVELEQETERFAKELAELKTKLQQNDNKLADERQSEVQKLQEQITTLSESCDRLKTENGELLSELKEINEMLKDRGEVINLQLSKIAELQDKLSRAETVDMQPLKQQIEQLQSTVAEKEAELERQRDELATAINRSNVSFDAQSDVMSTSTISRVEDVARLREIDESFEEKYIKLRSLAVKLKKKVAEQTVLLQKYEKEASAAPNSATTTSSSDSSVQAMNKNVQTLQSENDRLQDQLDGMAQEMAKLRAELEQKSIELTTLEQVQKDVEGTSKDRSALETAVREYQTQIQNLKREKEAFQLAKKEIDAENQRLKSSLKAKEKEIAEGAEQQKELRSELERSKLAVKKANVLTLEMEAYERSLAELNTKLEAKKTLVKELEGTIDVQERTMKSLKQQLTILEEGLEAQQKHSRELKQEVDAQQGKLRQSEHQRIELSDQLEELRDEHERLKQKVENNRVELEQIAADKEKTCGSLEVEKNSLLKRNVALEGELSEIRKDLAGKQQELDDVRTEFASYKIRAQSVLRQNQNKDSSREKELEEEVSQLQRSLDAAEGKQQALAKQVSDLSRNSDELKNERDRTQARCKELLALLEENRLHIDSLMEESRKQSSDHQEALKTQRIQSETLVQCYKKQLEEQQENHSRELQQLQQSLRSRPEATLDSLSSVAGRSTLLNNNNLQSPLLGPGGSGANRATFTDEQRINLLLMEREDGEGSESTGLGAAGGTVGTLRRKLSTSSRLGRSGRDVIPLDELLNTSFDDSASVAMTDGEHELQQHQGLLFGRDSSPTVELQHTKEQLSKQESRVRHLTAVLAEAEQDLAKLTQLNELLKEEVRRQQRSIEREAHVHNSEYLKNVIFKFVTLSNGDERSRLVPVLNTILKLSPEETQKLQNVAKGSDPSARGWTGLLWS; this is encoded by the exons ATGAACACTAGTCAAAGCTCGGACCAG GATTCTGGACGGAAGCCCAGCCCGTTCGATAACCTTAGCCGAGACGATCTGGTGAAAAAGTGCAAAGGGCTGCTGGGAATAGCACAAAAAGCGAAGCAAGCTAAAGATG AGTGTCAAGAGGAGAACCGCCGCCTTAAGGAACAGCTTGGTCATTTCGAAACACAGAAAAATGCCGATAAGGAGTGCATCAAGGCCATGCAAGAGGTGGCCGACTCGTACATGGACCAAAAGCTGCAAGCAACGATGAAAGTGGACGAGCTAGAGAAGCAAATGACGAAACTGAAAGCCCAGCTGGCAGATGAAGTATCCGCGCACGAgcagcaaaccaaaacaatGCGCCTAGAGATGGATCAGTTAAAGGAAAAGCTTGCCCTGATGGAACGGGACGCTACAACCTGCTCAGTGGAACAGTTTGCCGAGCTGCGGGAGGAAAATTCTAATCTCGAAAAGGAACGAATAGCACTCGAGCAGGAACTGATCAAGCTCAAGGGCAGCCAAACTGTGCTGGGCGATTCAGCTACTACACCGCGGGAAGAGAAGTTGATCCGCAAGCTAAAGCTGTACAAAGCAAAGGTGCAGGAAATTAACGCAAAGCTGCTACTGCTGAAGTCCGACCGAAAGATTCTACTGAAAACAGTCAAAGAGTACTCTGACCAGGTACCGAAGTGGCAGAAAGATTTGGTAAACGCATCAAAcgttttgtttgagaaaataCGCCTGCTCGAGCTGGAAAAGAGCAATATGGAAGAAAAGGTTGGAAAGCACGAGGAGCTACAGAAGGGGCTGCGCGAGAAGAACGAAGCTCTGGAACGTAAAGTGTCGGAACTAATGCGTGAAATCGAATCTGGTTCGCTAGCTTCACGGGATCAAACTGACGACGGCAACACTGACGGAGAAAGTAACGAAACGCAGGTTGCAGAATTGCGAGCGGAAATAGAACGTTTGAACTCCTCGCTTGCTTCGATGGAAGCGGATAAACAGTCGGAACTGGCAGCGCAAGAAGCCAAATTACAAACCGATTCCGAAGAGAAGGAGAATCTGCGCAAGGACCTTGAAGTATGTAACCACACTATTGTTGAGTTGAAGGCAAAGATTCAAGCGCAGGAAGAAGTGCTAACGGAAAGTATGGAATCGCAAAGAAGCCTCAGTACACAGGTGGATCagtacaaacaacaaaccagcGCATTTGAGCAGCAAGAAAAGCAGCTACAAGAAGAACTTCAGAAGCAAACACAACAGTTAGAGCACCACGGTAAGGTACAGCAGACTTTGGAAGAACATGTTGCGAGCCTAACCAGTAAGTTGCGCgaaatggaaaaggaaaaccatCGCCTGCAAGAAGCATTAGAATCGATGTCGACTGAAGGTGATGAAAAATCGGTCGCACTACAGAAGCAGCTAAACGAGACTTCACAAACGCTGGCTGATATGGAGCGAGAAAAGGAAGGATTGGCGAAGCAAATCGTCTCGCTGGAAGGTGAACTACAGGCACAAGCCTCAAAGATGGCAGAGGAAAACCAGCAGGTAATGCAAAAGCTGATAGTGGAAAATCAAAACCTAGAAGCACAACTGGCACAGCTGGCCGAAAAGCTAAAGGGCAGCATTGGCAAGTTCAAACAAAGCCAGGAACGCTGCAAGCGCCTTGAGCAGGAAACCGAATCCAGAAAGCTCGAACTGGAGGAACTTTTGTCGGAAAAGACCCGCCTGCTAGATGAGGTGAAACAAGCTCGCACCGACAACGATGAGAAATGTCAACAGTTGTCGGTAGATTTGCAGACCAAGAGTGACAAAATAGTGGAACTGGAGCAAGAAACGGAACGTTTTGCAAAAGAGCTGGCAGAATTAAAGACTAAACTTCAGCAAAACGATAATAAGTTGGCAGATGAAAGGCAGTCCGAGGTGCAAAAGCTGCAAGAACAAATCACCACCCTGTCGGAAAGTTGCGACCGACTGAAGACGGAGAACGGCGAATTGCTGTCCGAGTTGAAGGAGATCAACGAAATGCTGAAAGACCGTGGAGAGGTTATAAATTTGCAGCTTTCCAAAATAGCCGAACTTCAAGACAAGCTGTCCCGTGCCGAAACGGTCGATATGCAACCTTTGAAGCAACAGATTGAACAGCTGCAAAGCACGGTCGCGGAAAAGGAGGCGGAATTGGAGCGACAGCGCGATGAGCTAGCGACCGCCATCAATCGCTCCAACGTTAGCTTCGATGCGCAAAGTGACGTCATGTCGACGTCAACGATTTCGCGCGTCGAAGACGTGGCACGGTTGCGGGAGATCGACGAAAGCTTCGAGGAGAAGTACATTAAGCTCCGGTCGCTGGCGGTGAAGCTTAAAAAGAAGGTAGCCGAACAGACGGTGCTGTTGCAAAAGTATGAAAAGGAGGCGTCAGCTGCTCCGAATAGTGCCACCACCACTTCGTCATCGGATTCCTCGGTACAAGCAATGaataaaaatgtgcaaacaCTGCAATCGGAAAATGATCGTTTGCAAGACCAGCTCGACGGTATGGCACAGGAGATGGCAAAACTGCGCGCGGAACTGGAGCAAAAATCGATCGAACTGACCACGCTGGAGCAGGTGCAGAAAGACGTGGAGGGAACGAGCAAAGACCGAAGCGCTCTGGAAACCGCTGTCCGCGAGTATCAAACACAGATCCAAAACCTAAAGCGCGAAAAGGAAGCATTCCAGCTGGCGAAGAAGGAAATCGACGCCGAAAATCAACGATTGAAGTCCTCGCtgaaagcaaaggaaaaggaaattgCCGAAGGGGCGGAACAGCAGAAGGAGCTACGCTCGGAGCTGGAGCGGTCCAAGCTGGCAGTGAAGAAGGCGAACGTGTTGACGCTTGAAATGGAAGCGTACGAGCGCTCGTTGGCCGAGCTAAACACGAAGCTGGAGGCGAAGAAAACGTTGGTGAAAGAGCTGGAAGGCACGATCGATGTGCAGGAACGTACGATGAAGAGTCTGAAGCAGCAGCTGACCATACTGGAGGAAGGCTTGGAAGCGCAGCAAAAGCATTCTCGCGAGCTCAAGCAAGAGGTGGACGCCCAGCAGGGCAAACTGCGTCAGAGCGAACATCAGCGCATAGAGCTCAGTGATCAGCTGGAGGAGCTGCGCGACGAGCACGAACGGTTGAAGCAGAAGGTTGAAAATAATCGCGTCGAGCTGGAACAGATAGCGGCAGACAAGGAAAAGACCTGTGGTTCGCTGGAAGTGGAAAAGAATTCACTGCTCAAGCGCAACGTCGCCCTTGAAGGTGAGCTAAGCGAAATAAGAAAAGACCTGGCCGGGAAGCAGCAAGAGCTGGATGATGTGCGGACTGAATTTGCGAGCTACAAAATACGCGCCCAATCCGTACTGCGCCAGAACCAGAACAAGGACAGCAGCCGCGAGAAGGAGCTGGAAGAGGAAGTGAGCCAACTGCAGCGTTCGCTGGATGCGGCCGAGGGCAAGCAACAAGCGCTGGCCAAGCAAGTAAGCGACCTGTCGCGCAACAGTGACGAGTTGAAAAATGAACGAGACCGCACGCAGGCTCGGTGCAAGGAGCTGTTGGCTTTGCTTGAAGAGAACCGGCTGCACATTGACTCGCTAATGGAAGAATCGCGCAAACAAAGCTCGGACCACCAGGAAGCCCTCAAAACGCAGCGCATTCAGAGTGAAACGCTGGTCCAGTGCTACAAGAAGCAGCTCGAGGAGCAGCAGGAAAACCACTCCCGGGAATTGCAACAGCTGCAGCAATCCTTGCGCAGTCGGCCCGAGGCTACGCTGGACAGTTTATCATCGGTCGCCGGGCGTAGCACGCTGCTGAACAACAATAATCTGCAAAGCCCACTGCTGGGGCCGGGGGGAAGTGGTGCAAATCGTGCCACCTTCACCGATGAACAGCGCATCAATCTGCTGCTAATGGAACGGGAAGATGGCGAAGGCTCGGAAAGCACCGGCTTGGGTGCGGCTGGCGGAACGGTTGGCACATTGCGCCGCAAGCTTTCTACCTCGTCCCGTCTCGGTCGTAGCGGTCGTGACGTGATTCCGCTGGATGAGCTGCTAAACACTTCATTCGACGATTCGGCATCGGTTGCTATGACGGATGGGGAGCatgagctgcagcagcaccagggcCTCCTGTTCGGCAGGGATTCGTCGCCAACGGTCGAACTGCAGCACACGAAGGAGCAACTTAGCAAGCAGGAAAGCAGGGTACGCCATTTGACCGCGGTGCTGGCGGAAGCGGAACAGGATCTCGCCAAGCTAACACAGCTGAACGAGCTGCTGAAGGAGGAGGtccggcggcagcagcgctCGATCGAGCGGGAGGCGCATGTACACAATTCGGAGTATTTGAAAAATGTGATATTCAAG TTTGTAACATTAAGCAATGGAGACGAACGGTCTAGGCTGGTGCCGGTTCTAAACACGATACTTAAGCTTAGTCCCGAGGAGACACAAAAATTGCAGAACGTTGCCAAAG GTTCTGATCCTAGTGCCCGTGGATGGACGGGTTTGTTGTGGAGTTAA
- the LOC120953344 gene encoding follicle cell protein 3C-1, protein MDTPRNRCTLLHLLTILILIRAATGGKYSRFRLADVQRNSATNVPCTCAIFLTGQFNRFNRTEQPKGNPGIQLELMQHFPCTAAGNKQCANKCLDSIVKHLHNSQNVICATIDRDCFRERAYLFYQNCAPRWVNSNLSAGKEFCCQNDKPMRCNLMAELIRQSLLENEATNNGTTSSGSSDEQSTANR, encoded by the coding sequence ATGGATACACCAAGGAATCGTTGTACCCTGCTCCACCTGCTTACCATCCTCATCCTGATACGAGCGGCCACGGGTGGAAAGTACTCCCGGTTTCGACTAGCTGACGTGCAGCGCAATTCAGCCACCAATGTGCCGTGCACTTGTGCCATCTTTCTCACCGGCCAGTTTAACCGTTTCAATCGTACGGAACAGCCGAAAGGAAATCCTGGAATACAGCTGGAGCTGATGCAGCACTTCCCCTGCACCGCAGCGGGCAACAAGCAGTGTGCGAACAAATGTTTGGACTCGATCGTGAAGCATCTGCACAACTCGCAGAACGTCATCTGCGCCACCATTGATCGGGACTGCTTCCGGGAGCGAGCCTACCTGTTCTACCAAAACTGTGCGCCCCGCTGGGTGAACAGTAACCTCTCGGCGGGCAAGGAGTTCTGCTGCCAGAATGACAAACCGATGCGATGCAACCTGATGGCGGAGCTGATACGGCAATCGCTGCTAGAAAACGAGGCCACCAACAAcggcaccaccagcagcggtAGTTCCGACGAGCAAAGCACAGCCAACCGGTGA
- the LOC120950409 gene encoding LOW QUALITY PROTEIN: uncharacterized protein LOC120950409 (The sequence of the model RefSeq protein was modified relative to this genomic sequence to represent the inferred CDS: deleted 1 base in 1 codon; substituted 1 base at 1 genomic stop codon): protein MFSTQERLKRKTPAGGINRRAYLCLLVDEYYETSNLEAQQQVTANLANFAYDPINWTFLREAKAHELFYDIVQQSTGSVVDRLLLLHAIVGLANISLDPAIAEFIERSNGYDHLRALLEKYQTDCEIVCNALTCYSFLLNDTSTDQLKKDKGLVHLLERFKRSGNPRIANLATVLVADLQXRMHGLKLVRWMSATSARVQPTVGTVFRLTRTFRETDVKQFVALTGDSNPIHVSTTNDGARKEQLFVNGAFLNGVIAGIIGSNFPGFVVTTQNFRFPNRCQLDKEVQFSVTVEEMRKIVTVSYESKQSDRVVFEGIAKLFAVRK from the exons ATGTTCAGCACACAGGAACGTTTGAAGCGCAAAACTCCTGCGGGAGGAATAAATCGAAGAGCGTACCTGTGCCTGCTGGTAGATGAGTATTACGAAACGTCCAACTTAG AAGCGCAACAGCAAGTGACTGCCAATTTAGCAAACTTTGCGTACGATCCGATTAATTGGACATTTCTGCGCGAAGCAAAAGCACACGAACTGTTTTACGATATCGTTCAGCAGTCCACGGGAAGCGTAGTGGACCGGCTGCTTCTTTTGCATGCAATTGTTGGACTGGCAAACATTTCCCTCGATCCAGCGATTGCAGAATTTATCGAGCGAAGCAACGGATACGACCACCTGAGAGCGCTGCTGGAGAAATATCAAACCGACTGTGAGATTGTTTGCAACGCGCTGACGTGCTATTCTTTCCTGCTAAATGACACCAGCACTGATCAGTTGAAGAAGGACAAAGGTTTGGTGCATTTGTTAGAACGTTTTAAGCGGTCAGGAAATCCACGAATTGCCAATCTTGCTACCGTACTTGTGGCCGATCTTCAGTAGCG TATGCACGGGCTAAAGCTAGTGCGATGGATGAGCGCCACAAGCGCCCGAGTGCAACCTACGGTAGGGACGGTGTTCCGTTTGACGAGAACATTCCGCGAGACCGATGTTAAACAGTTTGTCGCTCTAACCGGTGACAGCAATCCAATCCACGTGTCGACGACGAACGACGGTGCGCGCAAAGAGCAGCTGTTCGTGAATGGAGCCTTCCTGAACGGCGTCATTGCGGGAATCATTGGTTCCAACTTTCCCGGTTTTGTGGTGACGACGCAGAACTTTCGCTTCCCGAACCGGTGCCAACTAGACAAGGAGGTGCAGTTCAGTGTCACGGTGGAGGAAATGCGGAAAATCGTAACTGTTTCGTacgaaagcaaacaaagcgATCGCGTTGTTTTCGAGGGCATTGCGAAACTGTTTGCGGTGCGGAAATGA